In Uranotaenia lowii strain MFRU-FL chromosome 2, ASM2978415v1, whole genome shotgun sequence, one genomic interval encodes:
- the LOC129742167 gene encoding zinc finger protein 62 homolog isoform X2 gives MMDSICRLCMEGSNLNHSMSDDKIRSMIEYCIQLKIDVVNDLFPVEICDDCYYKIKDFSEFKENCHSIQDMLRQEIEQTRLECDRMDDEIQSQRTALDDLDLFVGDINYSDIEYLDETLLFSDLNAEELLRDLENSGGRDSDLTDFFEPSSVSSSDSQYKKRAKRCYKEEYNAALITCDICGKLVHKTLLPGHINMHNGVKPYACPREGCHSTFHCKHKLKRHIGYKHKDGNFPCDQCEKVFNSNLALYHHKFASHQLRNKACSKCDKRFRTTHGLNRHMQTHSEERKFKCHYCPMAFLKDSVREIHHRTHTKERPFVCTKCGADYNHRRLLVNHMKRKHPGSETVLQTLQCT, from the exons ATGATGGATTCCATCTGTCGGCTGTGTATGGAGGGCAGCAATTTGAATCATTCCATGTCTGACGACAAAATTCGTTCCATGATTGAATACTGCATACAATTAAAG ATCGATGTCGTCAACGATCTGTTTCCGGTGGAAATTTGCGACGACTGTTACTACAAAATCAAGGATTTTTCGGAATTCAAAGAAAACTGCCACAGTATTCAGGACATGTTACGTCAAGAAATCGAACAAACTCGGCTCGAATGTGATCGAATGGATGATGAGATTCAATCCCAGCGAACTGCCCTAGATGATCTGGATTTGTTCGTTGGGGATATTAACTATTCGGATATAGAGTATTTGGATGAAACGTTGCTGTTTAGTGATTTGAACGCGGAGGAACTGTTGCGAGACTTGGAGAACAGCGGTGGACGGGATAGTGATTTGACTGACTTTTTCGAACCTAGTTCAGTGAGTTCTTCCGATAGTCAGTACAAGAAGAGGGCTAAACGGTGCTACAAGGAGGAGTACAACGCGGCGCTCATTACGTGTGATATCTGTGGAAAGTTGGTTCACAAGACGTTGCTCCCTGGACATATCAATATGCACAATG GAGTGAAACCCTACGCCTGTCCACGAGAGGGGTGTCATTCGACGTTTCACTGTAAACATAAATTGAAGCGACATATCGGCTACAAACATAAGGACGGCAATTTCCCCTGTGATCAGTGCGAAAAAGTGTTTAACTCCAATCTGGCCCTGTATCATCACAAGTTTGCATCCCACCAGCTGCGGAACAAAGCTTGCTCCAAATGTGATAAGCGATTTCGTACCAC CCACGGTCTCAATCGGCACATGCAGACGCACTCGGAGGAACGCAAATTTAAGTGCCACTACTGTCCGATGGCCTTCCTGAAGGATTCGGTACGGGAAATCCATCACCGAACACACACCAAGGAACGACCCTTCGTTTGTACAAAGTGCGGTGCGGACTACAACCACCGGAGGCTTCTCGTGAACCACATGAAACGGAAGCATCCCGGATCGGAAACGGTGCTACAAACGCTACAGTGCACGTGA
- the LOC129742167 gene encoding zinc finger protein 62 homolog isoform X1: MKHLATPTTMMDSICRLCMEGSNLNHSMSDDKIRSMIEYCIQLKIDVVNDLFPVEICDDCYYKIKDFSEFKENCHSIQDMLRQEIEQTRLECDRMDDEIQSQRTALDDLDLFVGDINYSDIEYLDETLLFSDLNAEELLRDLENSGGRDSDLTDFFEPSSVSSSDSQYKKRAKRCYKEEYNAALITCDICGKLVHKTLLPGHINMHNGVKPYACPREGCHSTFHCKHKLKRHIGYKHKDGNFPCDQCEKVFNSNLALYHHKFASHQLRNKACSKCDKRFRTTHGLNRHMQTHSEERKFKCHYCPMAFLKDSVREIHHRTHTKERPFVCTKCGADYNHRRLLVNHMKRKHPGSETVLQTLQCT, encoded by the exons ATGAAAC ATTTAGCAACACCTACCACCATGATGGATTCCATCTGTCGGCTGTGTATGGAGGGCAGCAATTTGAATCATTCCATGTCTGACGACAAAATTCGTTCCATGATTGAATACTGCATACAATTAAAG ATCGATGTCGTCAACGATCTGTTTCCGGTGGAAATTTGCGACGACTGTTACTACAAAATCAAGGATTTTTCGGAATTCAAAGAAAACTGCCACAGTATTCAGGACATGTTACGTCAAGAAATCGAACAAACTCGGCTCGAATGTGATCGAATGGATGATGAGATTCAATCCCAGCGAACTGCCCTAGATGATCTGGATTTGTTCGTTGGGGATATTAACTATTCGGATATAGAGTATTTGGATGAAACGTTGCTGTTTAGTGATTTGAACGCGGAGGAACTGTTGCGAGACTTGGAGAACAGCGGTGGACGGGATAGTGATTTGACTGACTTTTTCGAACCTAGTTCAGTGAGTTCTTCCGATAGTCAGTACAAGAAGAGGGCTAAACGGTGCTACAAGGAGGAGTACAACGCGGCGCTCATTACGTGTGATATCTGTGGAAAGTTGGTTCACAAGACGTTGCTCCCTGGACATATCAATATGCACAATG GAGTGAAACCCTACGCCTGTCCACGAGAGGGGTGTCATTCGACGTTTCACTGTAAACATAAATTGAAGCGACATATCGGCTACAAACATAAGGACGGCAATTTCCCCTGTGATCAGTGCGAAAAAGTGTTTAACTCCAATCTGGCCCTGTATCATCACAAGTTTGCATCCCACCAGCTGCGGAACAAAGCTTGCTCCAAATGTGATAAGCGATTTCGTACCAC CCACGGTCTCAATCGGCACATGCAGACGCACTCGGAGGAACGCAAATTTAAGTGCCACTACTGTCCGATGGCCTTCCTGAAGGATTCGGTACGGGAAATCCATCACCGAACACACACCAAGGAACGACCCTTCGTTTGTACAAAGTGCGGTGCGGACTACAACCACCGGAGGCTTCTCGTGAACCACATGAAACGGAAGCATCCCGGATCGGAAACGGTGCTACAAACGCTACAGTGCACGTGA